The Streptomyces clavuligerus genome includes a region encoding these proteins:
- a CDS encoding non-ribosomal peptide synthetase → MISTPASAAQQGIWINERIAPLGSVHHMPFAVRLEGPLDPAALAAACADVAARHPALTLTVHEEDGVPVLTPGPAPVLTVRDTTPERLPGELATASAEPFDLAAGPPVRLTLLRTDPTRATLLVVAHHIAFDGTSTDVFLSDLAACYAHRTGAGPAPDAPGADSTPLTHAADLPEPDARAVADASAYWADRPLPGPTVLLPGLDTGSGAGPDGGDGAGPGAAVDFDLDPALRADLADTAGKLGVTFFELLLAAVHTLLLRYGNERPAVTVGLGTRTPHAADRIGMHANELPVVTAPAPGTSFGEFARAVRAELRGCYPHRRVPLSRAVRGMRPGLSLAPVILTYRRRIAPVTFPGVRATIDWTLFPGTARGALRFHLLDGPDRLRVLLTHRTDLPSPVRADRVGAHLRRLLASIAAAPGTALADLPLLDEEERAPLRGPEPAPDAPGATLPALLARSFAAHAERPAVTVGEQTLDYAELATAATGLARRLTAAGVTPGTVVAVCAERSAEMVVAVLAVTLAGGAYLPVDPSYPAERVSLVLADAGARLALAGRSTAPLVEGYGDTLLLDDLFTGAGSGGPERSEGCTGAGSGGADGFPGAGSEGFMGAARGGASGAPLPLPSPDDLAYLIYTSGSTGRPKGVEVPHGALAHLLLAFRDTLAAGPDDVWLAVTSLSFDISALELLLPLITGGRVVIARETETRDGRALAALVERHGVTHAQATPSGWRLLLDGGLAAPALTALSGGEALPLALARRLRERVARLWNVYGPTETTIWSTAAEVPPAPDEVTVGRPIAGTTALVVDPAGHPVPHGVTGELALGGAGLARGYRGLPERTAERFVTDPATGVRHYRTGDLARVRPDGALDCLGRLDDQIKLRGHRIEPGEIEARLQEHPAVAAAAVAVRGDDGDPAGRMLVAYPVWHRETPVPTGADLRSFLARTLPDVMVPGVVHPLPALPLTPNGKTDRTALPEPARGTPQTEPDPESPDEGWDELADVIAAIWCEVLDLPTLGRHADVVDLGAHSLTITQVAARIRDRLGVDVPLHVFYEEPTTVATVTDAVVRELLAEEA, encoded by the coding sequence GTGATCAGCACCCCCGCCAGCGCCGCCCAGCAGGGCATCTGGATCAACGAGCGGATCGCGCCGCTCGGCTCCGTCCACCACATGCCCTTCGCCGTCCGTCTCGAAGGCCCCCTGGACCCCGCCGCCCTCGCCGCAGCCTGCGCCGATGTCGCCGCCCGCCACCCCGCCCTGACCCTGACCGTCCACGAGGAGGACGGTGTCCCGGTGCTCACCCCCGGCCCGGCGCCCGTGCTGACCGTCCGCGACACCACACCCGAACGGCTGCCCGGCGAGCTGGCCACCGCGAGCGCGGAACCGTTCGACCTCGCGGCGGGACCCCCCGTACGGCTCACCCTGCTGCGCACCGACCCGACCCGCGCCACGCTGCTGGTCGTCGCGCACCACATCGCCTTCGACGGCACCTCCACCGATGTGTTCCTGAGCGACCTGGCGGCCTGCTACGCCCACCGCACCGGCGCCGGACCGGCCCCCGACGCCCCCGGCGCCGACAGCACCCCGCTCACCCACGCCGCCGACCTGCCCGAGCCGGACGCCCGCGCGGTCGCCGACGCCTCCGCGTACTGGGCCGACCGCCCGCTGCCCGGTCCCACGGTGCTGCTGCCCGGCCTCGACACCGGCTCCGGCGCGGGCCCCGACGGCGGCGACGGCGCCGGTCCTGGCGCGGCCGTCGACTTCGACCTCGACCCCGCCCTCCGCGCCGACCTCGCCGACACCGCCGGGAAACTCGGCGTCACCTTCTTCGAACTGCTCCTCGCCGCCGTGCACACCCTGCTGCTGCGGTACGGGAACGAGCGCCCCGCCGTCACCGTCGGCCTCGGCACCCGCACCCCGCACGCCGCCGACCGGATCGGCATGCACGCCAACGAGCTGCCCGTGGTCACCGCCCCCGCACCGGGCACCTCCTTCGGCGAGTTCGCCCGCGCGGTCCGCGCCGAACTGCGCGGCTGCTACCCGCACCGCCGCGTCCCCCTGTCCCGCGCGGTCCGGGGCATGCGGCCCGGCCTCTCCCTCGCACCCGTCATCCTCACCTACCGCCGCCGGATCGCCCCCGTCACCTTCCCGGGCGTCCGCGCCACCATCGACTGGACGCTCTTCCCCGGCACCGCGCGCGGCGCCCTCCGCTTCCACCTCCTCGACGGCCCGGACCGGCTCCGCGTCCTGCTGACGCACCGCACGGATCTGCCGTCCCCGGTCCGGGCCGACCGCGTCGGCGCCCATCTGCGCCGACTCCTCGCCTCGATCGCCGCCGCCCCCGGCACGGCACTCGCCGACCTGCCGCTCCTGGACGAGGAGGAACGCGCCCCGCTGCGCGGACCCGAACCGGCCCCCGACGCCCCCGGCGCCACCCTGCCCGCGCTGCTCGCCCGTTCCTTCGCCGCGCACGCCGAACGGCCCGCCGTGACGGTCGGCGAACAGACCCTGGACTACGCGGAACTGGCCACCGCCGCCACCGGCCTCGCCCGGCGGCTCACCGCAGCCGGGGTCACCCCCGGCACCGTGGTCGCCGTCTGTGCCGAACGCTCCGCCGAGATGGTGGTGGCCGTGCTCGCCGTCACCCTCGCCGGGGGCGCCTATCTGCCCGTCGACCCGTCCTACCCGGCGGAGCGCGTCTCCCTGGTACTCGCCGACGCGGGCGCGCGGCTCGCGCTCGCCGGGCGGAGCACCGCCCCTCTGGTCGAGGGGTACGGCGACACACTCCTGCTCGACGACCTCTTCACGGGCGCCGGGAGCGGTGGGCCCGAGAGGTCCGAGGGCTGCACGGGCGCCGGGAGCGGTGGGGCCGACGGTTTCCCGGGCGCCGGGTCCGAGGGCTTCATGGGCGCCGCTCGGGGCGGTGCCTCCGGCGCACCGCTGCCGCTCCCCAGCCCCGACGACCTCGCCTATCTCATCTACACCTCCGGCTCCACCGGACGCCCCAAGGGCGTCGAGGTCCCCCACGGCGCCCTCGCCCATCTCCTGCTGGCCTTCCGCGACACGCTGGCCGCCGGGCCCGACGACGTCTGGCTCGCCGTCACCTCGCTCTCCTTCGACATCTCCGCCCTCGAACTGCTGCTGCCGCTGATCACGGGCGGCCGGGTGGTGATCGCGCGTGAGACGGAGACCCGCGACGGCCGAGCCCTGGCCGCCCTGGTCGAGCGGCACGGCGTCACCCACGCGCAGGCCACCCCGTCGGGGTGGCGGCTCCTGCTGGACGGCGGGCTCGCCGCCCCCGCCCTCACCGCCCTCAGCGGCGGCGAGGCCCTGCCCCTGGCACTCGCCCGCCGACTGCGGGAACGTGTCGCGCGGCTCTGGAACGTCTACGGGCCGACGGAGACCACCATCTGGTCCACCGCCGCCGAGGTGCCGCCCGCGCCCGACGAGGTCACCGTCGGCCGCCCGATCGCCGGTACCACCGCCCTCGTGGTCGACCCGGCCGGACACCCCGTACCGCACGGTGTCACCGGTGAACTGGCCCTGGGCGGCGCGGGCCTGGCCCGGGGCTACCGGGGCCTGCCCGAGCGCACCGCCGAACGCTTCGTCACCGACCCGGCCACCGGTGTCCGCCACTACCGCACCGGCGACCTCGCGCGGGTCCGGCCCGACGGCGCACTCGACTGCCTCGGCCGCCTCGACGACCAGATCAAACTGCGCGGCCACCGGATCGAACCCGGCGAGATCGAGGCCCGGCTCCAGGAACACCCCGCCGTGGCGGCTGCCGCCGTCGCCGTCCGGGGCGACGACGGAGACCCGGCCGGCCGGATGCTCGTCGCGTACCCGGTCTGGCACCGGGAGACCCCCGTACCGACCGGCGCCGACCTGCGCTCCTTTCTCGCCCGGACCCTCCCGGACGTGATGGTCCCCGGCGTCGTCCACCCGCTCCCGGCCCTGCCGCTCACCCCCAACGGCAAGACGGACCGCACGGCCCTGCCCGAACCGGCCCGGGGCACACCGCAGACCGAGCCGGACCCCGAATCCCCGGACGAGGGCTGGGACGAGCTGGCCGACGTGATCGCCGCCATCTGGTGCGAGGTGCTGGACCTCCCCACCCTCGGCCGCCACGCCGACGTCGTCGACCTCGGCGCCCACTCCCTGACGATCACCCAGGTCGCGGCCCGTATCCGGGACCGCCTGGGGGTCGATGTCCCCCTGCATGTCTTCTACGAGGAGCCCACGACGGTGGCCACGGTGACCGACGCGGTCGTGCGTGAACTGCTGGCGGAGGAGGCGTGA